One window of Acidimicrobiales bacterium genomic DNA carries:
- a CDS encoding class I SAM-dependent methyltransferase, giving the protein MTTIESCPRVPAADGPVLPVDEGLRPTVVELDGLRIAHDRRVLEPRPWTVRHGRWAASLSGSVPPGPILELCCGAGHIGLVAAVRTGRPLVQVDACPVACAYATHNARVNGVPTTVRHTTLAELGGWAAAPLVVADPPYLADEEVAGYPDDPVTAVAGGPDGLDVVRECLDAIDRVLLPGGRALLQLGGAHQVSHVGSIVPSGLVLLAARAFGPGRAVVKLARLDDVS; this is encoded by the coding sequence CTCCCGGTCGACGAGGGCCTCCGCCCCACCGTCGTCGAGCTCGACGGCCTGCGCATCGCGCACGACCGAAGGGTCCTCGAACCGCGTCCCTGGACGGTGCGCCACGGGCGGTGGGCGGCGTCGCTCAGCGGGTCCGTGCCGCCGGGGCCGATCCTCGAGCTGTGCTGCGGCGCGGGCCACATCGGGCTGGTGGCGGCGGTGCGGACGGGGCGACCGCTCGTCCAGGTGGATGCCTGCCCCGTGGCGTGCGCCTACGCGACGCACAACGCTCGGGTCAACGGCGTGCCCACCACCGTGCGGCACACGACGCTGGCCGAGCTCGGGGGATGGGCGGCTGCCCCGTTGGTCGTCGCCGACCCCCCGTACCTCGCCGACGAGGAGGTGGCCGGGTACCCCGACGATCCCGTGACCGCGGTCGCCGGTGGGCCCGACGGGCTCGACGTCGTCAGGGAGTGCCTCGACGCGATCGACCGGGTCCTCCTGCCCGGAGGCCGTGCGTTGCTCCAGCTCGGCGGGGCCCACCAGGTGTCCCACGTCGGATCGATCGTTCCGAGCGGTCTCGTCCTCCTCGCCGCGAGGGCGTTCGGGCCCGGACGCGCCGTCGTCAAGCTCGCCCGCCTCGACGACGTGTCCTGA